CGAGGATAGTGAGATCTCGCTTCACGTCTGGAGCGCCCGCGCCTTGTCGGGAACAAGCCTGTTCTGGGACACTGCGGGATTACTTGAATCCTGGCTGTACGGCACCGCGCCGCTCGCCATCAAGATGTCGCTCGGCCTGACATTCGCCCAATTGTCGAGTACCCCAGCGGCGACCCACACCATCGCCGGCATCGCAAGCGGCCCGGCGGAAATCGTCTGCCCTGACGCTCCCACGTACCCTGTTTCGCCGAGTTTCTGGGATACCCACAGAAAGAGCAACAACTGCTACAACTACGCGAACGACGTCGTGTTTGGGCAGTCCATGACGGGTGCCATGCCTGGGGGGTTGACGACGTGGGCGGACGCGGCTGAAATGCGCCGCGCCGCCGAATACGACAACCTGGTCTGGGACGGCATGCGCCCGCCAACGGTGTGCACGGGTGACGCAAACACCCATCTGCTCGCGATCTGCCTGCGATCAAAAATGGGCATTTACCAGGACTTTCACTGTCTCCGGCTCGATGATTCCGGGGTGTGGTCCCAGAAGGATGGCCCCGATCCGGTCGATCAAGTCGATGGCAGTAGACTCGTCATCCGCAACATCCGCAGCGCCGTATTCAACCAACCGATGACGCTGGTGGGATTCTTCTGGTCCCCGCCCGCCCGCAGCCTCAGGCCATAGCGGCCGCCTGCGCCGGTGCGTTACCTGGGTCGTGACGGTATTCGCGGGTGCCTAGGCGTGGCCGAAGTGGGCATGCCGGCGCCCGGCGCCGGTGCGCATCCTGGCCGGTGGCGCACGGCGTCGTCGCGAAGAGCCGCGAGTCGAGGCCATCGGCCACCACCTCGCGCGCCTCGCCACGCGAGACACCGGCGCGCTCGAGCTCGCCGCGCAGCTGGCTGAGAATGCGCTCGTAGGTCCGATACAGGCGCTTTTGATCCTGTCCCACCGTGAATGCGATCTGGCTGACCGGCTGGCCGGTGGCGTAGCGCAACATCAGCAGCCGGCGGTCGTCGGCGCTCAACTGGCGCAGCGTGTCGAGCAGCGCGCGCGACACCGTCGCCGAGCGCGCCTTCCTGGCGTTGGCCAGTGCCTGCTCCTCCGGATTAGGTTCCTTCGATGCCGTCTCCAGCACGAGCTCGAGCGGTTCTTCGCGAACGCGCCGGCCGCTGGCCGGGTGTCCACCGGCGCGCAGCCGGGCGACCAGCGCCGCCACGCCGGCGTGGCCGCGCGTGGCCACCGCGTGAACCGGATAGCCATCGCGGAGGATTCGTCGCTCGGCCTCGACCACTTCCGCACCGGCGCGCCGCGCGTCGGTGGACGCGCGCCACCGCCCCCAACGGCTATTGCGGTAGTCCAACAGGATCCGCTTGATCACGATTCGGATGAAGATCGGAAACGTGCAGTCGCCGCGGAATGCCGCCACCTTGCGGCTGTCGGCTTCGAGCAGCTTCATCCAGGCATACGACTCGAAATCGCCGCGATCCTGGACCGGCAGGCGCGCGCTCCAGGCGACGGCGCGAACGGTGGCTTGAATCAGTTCGAATTGGGACTCAACCAGGCTGCGGCCTGGTACGGCTGGGCAAGTGACCGACGGTTGGGGGGCCATCTGAACTCTCCTCACCCCCCAAAACGCCGAACCGCGACGAACCGAACAGTTGGTGCTTGCCTGAGGCTACCAACCCGCGCCGCGCGAGTTGACCCGCGCTGCGCGCATCGCATCGACCACGGTGAATCCCAGCCTGCGGGCCTTCCGGTACGTCCTGAAAAACGACAGCAGTCGTCGGATCATCTAAAGTTGCGGCCAGTATAAGACTTCAATGAACGAACACGCGGACCCATCTGCACACTCTGACATATCGGCCAGACCGCCTCCCACCATCAATGGACGCACCGGTCCCGCGGTTTCCGCGATACCCTACTGCCGCCATGCGTGTCCTGCCACAGACGCCGCTCGATTGGGTGCTGCTCGCGGTTGCCGCCGCCACCGGTGTGATCATTGCGGTG
This portion of the Acidobacteriota bacterium genome encodes:
- a CDS encoding sigma-70 family RNA polymerase sigma factor; the encoded protein is MAPQPSVTCPAVPGRSLVESQFELIQATVRAVAWSARLPVQDRGDFESYAWMKLLEADSRKVAAFRGDCTFPIFIRIVIKRILLDYRNSRWGRWRASTDARRAGAEVVEAERRILRDGYPVHAVATRGHAGVAALVARLRAGGHPASGRRVREEPLELVLETASKEPNPEEQALANARKARSATVSRALLDTLRQLSADDRRLLMLRYATGQPVSQIAFTVGQDQKRLYRTYERILSQLRGELERAGVSRGEAREVVADGLDSRLFATTPCATGQDAHRRRAPACPLRPRLGTREYRHDPGNAPAQAAAMA